From a region of the Oscarella lobularis chromosome 7, ooOscLobu1.1, whole genome shotgun sequence genome:
- the LOC136188615 gene encoding uncharacterized protein has translation MEFHIHCSECLLANCDSALGCALLRCDRQCGAVLHQCKLDEHRLICSNASQPCPNASYGCPFVLPRSKFMSHLRHCPASVLPCKRVWSRLRVDARKRHGIIDAMWHATGDEKKRSFRRENPRAVDGQLDAELTYCDEVHLFDPIGRSTKRTPAVEPSFDADFKWDDLVSPALPSEIEESGNDVPPLPPPPQFDLVRREDDAIRKTSGDRGDRVCLEDRSWTLDFNAISVAAFFNTRGGGLDFFRCDRLFRRDEIGDHYDDAHGFVQSNLGAWMEMRCPYEGCSYARRNLVPAPRGCRVRFARERMAFSVIWPSSLSSSSSSSECEDVDRLSRLPGEILLHIGSFLDGFALCNLALTCRRLREICSRLLNRRGMVEIVWERAGENRWVEKSKVWSFSTSFSPVSRWLLSNEPSMVQHMMSCPHKDVGGEKGNSKLALVGLSQRSIQTDVKATTPTTPTHYASIRSSIPS, from the exons ATGGAGTTCCACATTCACTGTTCCGAGTGTTTGCTAGCGAACTGCGACTCGGCACTGGGCTGTGCTTTATTGCGATGCGATCGTCAGTGCGGTGCCGTCCTGCATCAATGCAAACTCGACGAGCATCGGCTCATATGCTCCAACGCGAGCCAACCGTGTCCCAACGCATCCTACGGCTGCCCGTTCGTACTACCTAGAAGCAAG TTCATGTCTCACTTGCGTCACTGCCCAGCGAGTGTCCTTCCATGCAAGCGCGTGTGGAGTCGtctgcgcgtcgacgctcgaaaACGTCACGGCATCATTGACGCAATGTGGCACGCGActggcgacgaaaaaaagcgCTCCTTTCGGCGTGAAAATccgcgcgccgtcgacggtcaACTCGACGCCGAGCTGACCTACTGCGACGAAGTTCACCTATTTGACCCAATCGGCAGGTCGACTAAACGAACACCAGCTGTCGAACCGAGCTTCGATGCCGACTTCAAATGGGATGATCTTGTGAGCCCGGCATTGCCCTCAGAAATAGAAGAATCGGGAAATGATGTACCCCCATTGCCGCCACCCCCTCAATTCGACCTAGTCCGCCGCGAGGATGATGCAATTAGAAAGACCAGTGGTGACCGTGGCGATCGAGTTTGCCTCGAAGATCGTTCGTGGACGCTGGATTTTAATGCGATTAGCGTTGCCGCGTTCTTCAATACGCGAGGTGGTGGACTCGATTTCTTTCGCTGCGATCGTCtgtttcgtcgcgacgagatAGGGGATCACTACGACGACGCTCACGGATTCGTACAGTCGAATCTCGGCGCGTGGATGGAGATGCGATGTCCGTACGAGGGCTGCTCGTACGCGAGGCGAAATCTCGTGCCAGCGCCGCGCGGCTGTCGTGTTCGGTTCGCGCGCGAGCGTATGGCGTTCTCCGTTATTTGGccatcgtcgttgtcgtcgtcgtcgtcgtcgtctgagTGCGAGGACGTTGATCGTCTGTCGCGATTGCCTGGTGAGATTTTGCTTCATATTGGGTCGTTTTTGGACGGATTTGCCCTGTGCAATCTCGCGTTGACGTGTCGTCGATTGAGAGAGATTTGCAGTCGGTTGTTGAATCGGCGTGGCATGGTCGAAATCGTTTGGGAGCGAGCTGGGGAAAATCGTTGGgtagaaaaatcaaag GTGTGGTCGTTTTCTACGTCATTTTCTCCCGTTTCTCGATGGCTACTTTCTAATGAGCCATCGATGGTACAGCATATGATGTCGTGTCCTCACAAGGACGTCGGTGGCGAGAAGGGAAACAGTAAGCTAGCACTCGTTGGGCTTAGCCAGCGATCCATTCAAACTGACGTGAAGGCAACGACACCCACGACACCCACACATTATGCTTCGATACGCTCTTCGATACCTTCGTAA
- the LOC136188617 gene encoding uncharacterized protein, whose product MTKSYSPALTFCATLRLSQECLLCLFVTAHLGLADRVGFCLQPGRYSPTHGLLMLSKRRLSDKKEFSFSANETTLLATRGYISAMIEDVGHVFCTHLATRSGDGSIYFGSSQFSNYTQEQLHQVNLLLTAADSAARASAYGVIVAGDMNHGPKIGDRIQGDLVDVYNAVLRRGYADPYVADTSEAQCTFCRANPLALASIEAFDGSPNGTHEGNILDHVYVSSSDGSRVVGTQRIWDEPVVFEGHSLYLSDHYGVQLD is encoded by the exons ATGACGAAGAGCTACTCGCCTGCTCTTACTTTTTGTGCAACACTGAGATTATCACAAGAATGCCTGCTCTGCCTTTTTGTCACCGCTCATTTGG GTTTAGCTGACCGTGTCGGTTTCTGTCTTCAGCCTGGTAGGTATTCGCCGACCCATGGGCTCCTAATGCTCAGCAAACGACGTCTGAGCGACAAGAAAGAGTTTAGTTTCAGTGCCAATGAAACGACGCTGCTGGCAACTCGCGGATACATTTCTGCAATG ATTGAAGACGTTGGTCACGTATTTTGCACTCATCTCGCGACTCGCTCCGGTGACGGTTCAATTTACT TTGGATCTTCACAGTTTTCCAATTACACCCAGGAGCAATTGCATCAAGTGAATCTGCTGCTGACGGCCGCAGATTCTGCTGCTAGAGCGAGCGCCTACGGGGTGATCGTCGCAGGGGACATGAATCACGGACCCAAGATTGGAGATCGCATACAGGGCGACTTGGTCGACGTCTACAACGCAGTCCTTCGTCGTGGATACGCTGATCCGTACGTGGCTGATACGTCAGAAGCTCAGTGCACGTTTTGTCGAGCGAATCCACTCGCTTTGGCATCTATTGAAGCGTTCGATGGATCGCCCAATGGAACGCACGAGGGAAATATCCTTGATCATGTCTACGTGTCTTCGAGTGATGGATCTCGTGTGGTTGGCACACAG cgaATTTGGGATGAGCCCGTTGTTTTCGAGGGCCACTCTCTCTACTTGTCTGATCACTATGGCGTTCAGTTAGATTAG
- the LOC136188616 gene encoding uncharacterized protein: MASVFVLLVFSTVLFSPIRESAAASESDSYGIVTYNVRFLRHASENETEYARRQRAVVETLTQAEADVLCLQEVWVPDDIDDIVQKTRDAFPYHHRITVPGPDPTRVPCEPGPASEFSTCAATRCSSATTDEELLACAYLLCNAEINNIGQECVLCLLLNSHLGLTVSLGFCLQPGRYSPTHGLLMLSKRRLSDKKEFSFSANETLLLTRGYISAMIEDVGHVFCTHLTTRLAGSPVYFGSSQFSNYTQEQLHQVNLLLTAADSAAKASAYGVVVAGDMNHGPEIGDRIQGDNVDVYNVVLRRGYADPYVANMSEARCTLCRANPLALASIEAFDGSPNGTHEGNILDHVYVPSNDVSRVVGAQRIWDEPVVFEGHSLYLSDHYGVQLQYVPPVVDVNDAIDEWRSSFSEWKQKFGEWQEDEC, encoded by the exons ATGGCGTCCGTCTTtgttcttctcgtcttctcgacggTCCTATTCTCTCCGATACGagaatcggcggcggcgtccgAGTCTGACAGCTACGGGATCGTCACCTACAACGTTCGATTCCTGCGACACGcgagcgaaaacgagaccGAGTACGCACGTCGACAACGCGCCGTCGTTGAAACG TTGACCCAAGCGGAAGCGGACGTTCTTTGTCTGCAGGAGGTGTGGGTTCcggacgacatcgacgacatcgttcaGAAAACGCGCGACGCGTTTCCGTATCACCACCGGATAACTGTCCCTGGCCCAGATCCGACTCGCGTGCCCTGCGAGCCGGGTCCCGCGTCCGAGTTTTCGACGTGCGCCGCGACTAGGTGCTCATCAGCGACAACTGATGAAGAGCTATTAGCCTGCGCTTACCTTTTGTGCAACGCTGAGATTAACAACATAGGACAAGAATGCGTACTCTGTCTTCTGCTGAACAGTCATTTGG GTTTAACTGTTAGTCTCGGTTTCTGTCTTCAGCCAGGTAGGTATTCGCCGACCCATGGGCTCCTAATGCTCAGCAAACGACGTCTGAGCGACAAGAAAGAGTTTAGTTTCAGTGCCAACGAAACGTTGCTGCTGACTCGCGGATACATTTCTGCAATG ATTGAAGACGTTGGTCACGTATTTTGCACTCATCTCACGACTCGCTTGGCTGGCAGTCCAGTTTACT TTGGATCTTCACAGTTTTCCAATTACACCCAGGAGCAATTGCATCAAGTGAATCTGCTGCTGACTGCCGCAGATTCGGCTGCTAAAGCGAGCGCCTACGGGGTTGTCGTCGCAGGAGACATGAATCACGGACCCGAGATTGGAGATCGCATACAGGGCGACAATGTCGACGTCTACAATGTAGTCCTTCGTCGTGGATACGCCGATCCGTACGTGGCTAATATGTCGGAAGCTCGGTGCACGCTTTGTCGAGCGAATCCACTCGCTTTGGCATCCATTGAGGCGTTTGATGGATCGCCCAATGGAACGCACGAGGGAAATATCCTTGATCATGTGTACGTGCCTTCTAATGATGTGTCTCGTGTGGTTGGCGCACAG CGAATTTGGGATGAGCCCGTTGTTTTTGAGGGCCACTCGCTCTACTTGTCTGATCACTATGGCGTTCAGTTACAGTACGTTCCTCCCGTtgttgacgtcaacgacgccaTCGACGAGTGGCGGAGCAGTTTCAGCGAATGGAAGCAGAAATTTGGCGAATGGCAAGAGGACGAATGTTGA